The Deltaproteobacteria bacterium DNA segment GACTTTGGAAACGCCGTGGGAGACGAAGTTGACCAGATCGTAGCGAGTGATGCCCTGCTCTTCAAGTAAATAAACCGCATAGGAATCGGCCTCGCGAAACATCGCGATCAAGAGATTGGCGCCGTTCACTTCCTTGCGCTCGGCCGACTGGGCATGGATCACCGCGCGCTGCAGCACCCGATGAAAACTCAAGGTCTGTTGTGGATCGCGATCCAAGCCGGCTGGGAGCTTTTCCATCTGGCCATCGAAGAATTCTTCCAACGATTTGTTGAGCCGCTCGACATCGCCGCCGCACGCTTCAATAGCGCCTTTGCCGTCGCGATCGCGCAGCAGCGCATAAAGCAAATGCTCCAAGCTGACATACTCGTGGCGGCGGTTTTTGGCCTCGGTCAGAGCAAAATTGAGTGTGACTTCTAATGCTTTGCTGATCATCCTAAGCCTCTTCCATCGTGCACTTGAGCGGGTACTCATGTTGGCGCGCCAGGTTTTCCACCAGCCCCACCTTGGTCTCGGCGATTTCGTAGCTATAAACGCCGGCTACACCAATCCCCTTCTTATGTACGTGGAGCATGATCTGCACCGCTTCGGTCTGCTCTTTGTGAAAAACGTACTGAAGAACCTGCACAACGAACTCTTTAGTTGTGTAATCGTCGTTATGCAGCAGAACTTTATAGAGGGGCGGCCGCTTGACCTTTTTTTTGGTCTCGGTGACTAGCTGATGTTCAGAATCGTTTTCCCTGCGGCTCATGACCGGCGTTACTTTCCTGCTAACGACAAGAAATCTAACACGCCAGTGCGGGGGGTCGCAATCCTAACGGTGATAACTTGCTTTTCT contains these protein-coding regions:
- the clpS gene encoding ATP-dependent Clp protease adapter ClpS, whose protein sequence is MSRRENDSEHQLVTETKKKVKRPPLYKVLLHNDDYTTKEFVVQVLQYVFHKEQTEAVQIMLHVHKKGIGVAGVYSYEIAETKVGLVENLARQHEYPLKCTMEEA